From the Amia ocellicauda isolate fAmiCal2 chromosome 21, fAmiCal2.hap1, whole genome shotgun sequence genome, one window contains:
- the LOC136716858 gene encoding cytochrome c oxidase subunit 8A, mitochondrial, whose protein sequence is MFVTLRGVTSTAHLCLGKKIFGKNRASICSKPPKEKIGPVQTFFTMSAFALSLLVPAGWILHHIPEYRSRP, encoded by the exons ATGTTTGTTACTCTCCGAGGAGTCACATCCACTGCACATCTTTGCCTCGGCAAGAAGATATTTGGGAAAAACAGAGCCAGCATCTGCAGCAAGCCTCCCAAAGAGAAGATTGGACCGGTG CAAACATTTTTCACCATGTCAGCATTTGCTCTCAGCCTTCTGGTTCCTGCTGGGTGGATCCTTCACCATATCCCAGAGTACCGCAGTAGACCTTAA